ACTTCTTCTTGGGAGTGTTTACCTGGATGCTGTTAGAAGGGGTGCAGCTGTATCGCATGGTGGTCCTGGTGTTCAACGCCACCATTCGGCCCCTCTATTTGTTCATCATTGGTTATGGGACACCCCTTGTTATTGTCGTCATATCTGCCATCATTAGACCAAACGAATATGGCACTGACCAGCAGTAAGTGTtatagtatgtgtgtatgtgtgattgtgtgtgtgtgtgtgtgtgattgcataCTGAATGTTTGATGGCAATGACATCATTGCATTACACAGACCTGCTGTTATCTATCTCAGCGACGTCATGAAAACCCTATCATGCACATGTTTCCTTCCTCCCAACTAGCTGCTGGCTGTCCCTGAAAGACGGCCTCATCTGGAGTTTCTACGGCCCCGTGtgcttcatcatcatcatcaacgttttctttttcatcgTTACTGTCTGGAAGCTCGCCCAGAAGTTCACCAGCCTCAACCCAGACCTCTCAAAACTGCACAAAATCAAgtcagtctgtgtgtttgtttgcctgtgtggctttttgtgtgtctgctatTGCTGTGGTGTGTGAAGTAATGTGACCCTCACCTATTCAACAGCTAAAGTCAATACCTATGTAGCCCAGATAGAGCAGCTTTGGGAACTGAAAATGCATCAACGGAAAGAATGTGAGAACTTTGTGAGGGAAAAATGTAGcgaatgtttttttaaccaactcTGCTCTCTCTAATGTCCTGTTACTGAGGGGCTCCCGCTCTACGTCCATGCATGCTCATTTTTTACTCCACTCAGTGCATTTGTGAACGACACCGTGTTAACGTGCAGCCGCAGAACGCATCATGGTTCATCAATCAGAGATGTTCAATGATCAATGTTAGTCCACGGAATTGGGAATGGAAACTTCTGGGAGCAGTtcttgagttaaaaaaacaacaactcagaAAGCATTTGATTCTAATCCTAACTTTTCTGAGGTTTCTGGCAGTGGAAAATGTTGTACCCATCCAAGTTTCTGTTCAAATTTTGTCAGATTCTGAGGGACTGAAATTTAAACCCGGTGTTTTACATGATAACACTTGCATATACCTTTGATTCCCTCTGTATCTTCTGAATTATATTGCTAGTTATTAATAGAAATAAAGGGGATATATCACCAAATACTACAAGGGGATAATGCAGGATACACtgaaagaaactgttttttctttgaccTTTCATAGTCATCAGTTGCTTTTGGCTTCTCTCTTTCCACCACCTCTTCCTTACGCCATTCAGGGGGTTTCCAGACAGTACAGGGGTTGCTGAGTCATCCATGTGTTTGGGCTCATGTTAATCTTTCCTTTTGTTCTCTATCTGTTGCCTGTTTTCTGATTCCATTCTCCTTTTTGCTCTGCAGAGCTTTCACAGTGACCGCTATCGCGCAGATGTGGGTACTGGGTCTAATGTGGGTGTTTGGGGCCTTCCTGTTTCAAGAAGACTCTACAGCAGCAGCGTACATCTTCACTATCCTCAACAGCTTGCAGGGAGCGCTGGTCTTCGTCATGCACTGCCTACTGTCTAAACAGGTAGGGTACAgtagctctgtgtgtgcgtatgcaggtgcatgtgtgtgtgtgtgtgtgtgtgtaagatatTAACACAACAGATCAAACTATACAAGAAAGCAAAAGACATTGTAACTACAAAGATGTAGGGGATTTGAGCAGTGGATTATTTTCCTGATGTTCTGCTGCCTTCTGCAGGTGAGAGAGGAGTATGCCCATTTTGTCTCCTGTATCTGCacaccagagaagaagagattCTCGGAGTTCAGCAGTACCAATCCATCCAGTAGTCAGTCACAAGTAAGCATCAAGGAACCTCCCTCACTATCATTCTCTAAGtcacaaacacatcaaatacatttttaaggtATTAATGCCACAACATTTTAGGCagacatgttcttttttttacgtttaatgGTTACTTctctgcatttatttaaaacttgaATTAAAATTTCACAGACAAAAGATATGATCATCATAAGATTAAGCATTAAAATGATCTCTACCTCGACCAACCATGACATGTAAAGGCTATTTACATTAATAATGCATACccatttattgaaaaaatattggtcatacttaaaaatgtttactttcGAATGCCATCCTTTTACTGGAGTATTACATTGTGgttttgctacttttactttaataaaagcTCACCTCTGCCATTGCTGAAACACATTACATATAGTATGATGTCTAACATTGTTTCTGATcttgtgctgtttgtgtttattcagGGTTCTCGCAGTGGGCAGCATACCGGAGAATCCCAAATATGAGGCGCTCTATATTTTATTGTACCCCAGAGACAGACTACCACACCTTTAACCTATCTCGGCTAACTTGGCCCTTGCCGGTTTGGATGACTTCATTTTTACAATGTTGTTATTTCAaactttactttagttttttttgtaacactgCACCAATTGTTTAATGTCACATCTAATTAAACAACTAATTATATCAGACAGGTCTGAATGGTCGTCTGATTAGCCCCAGTAGTTACATTGCAGAACTTTCAGACCCTAATAAAGTTGATGGGACCAAAATATACATAAACCTATATAATCTATAAACCTAATCCACTAAGTAGCCCCATCTGACAATTGATTACTAAAGTCAGTCTTTACATGTGTCATTACTGTCAGAGTGCAAGaagtcttctgtctttttttcaggaACTCTGTGAACCTGACaacatttcagtgttttattgatttgtcCAAAACATATCACAATCACAATATAAGCTGTGTTGTCTTTGAAGGGATTAAAAgtgatacatacagtacatgctgtgTACCGACAAAGACTATTTATTTTCAAGTGCAGACTATATAAGTCTACAGTATGTAGGCTACAAGAAAATAGAAGTGACGCTCTTTATGTTTAAAGCATGAGCAAAAAGTTTGCActgtattttatatacattttttactatgtggaaaaaagggtgGGGATGATTTTTGTTCATGGGATGTTCACATAAATTATTCCATGTTTCCATGTTGTGTATTTACCAGTATGTCGTAATGGTGTAATGGATGATGCAAATGCCCCATGAAGTGCCTCTGATTTTTCCTGCATGTTCCTGCTAATCCCATGTAGCAAGGAtttcatgcttttttcttttttttttaatatttcaaacaaaataagTGATTTTTTGTGATCACTTGTGGCTATTTTCGATTAATAATATCTCTTAATTTACGATTGATCTGTATTTTTGCCACTGGCATGTGCaaagatagatatatagattcTTTATAAtttggaaatacaaaaaaacaaatccaaccCATAATAGTTTCTTGGGAAATTCATGAAAAAAGACCCACCCTTCTGATAAGCTTCCTGCAATCAAACTGTGTTTATGGAATACAAttccatgatgttgtcatgttttcttATAATAGCTGTAGCCTATGTCTACACACATTGTTAGTGACTGTAAGGTACCACAtccctgaaatgtttttttctttaaccatTTTAATGGGGTCAAATGGGAATTGGTAATGTACAGACCTGAGTATGTTATTGCACTTTTCTGTTGCAAAAATGATAAGCAGCATATCTTCACACACACGGTGCATGTGTAATCAAGGAGACTTGAGAACCAGCCTCACTTAAAGAAACTGAACAGTTTACTTGTTGTAATAAAGCTATCAAGTATATACATATGTCTGCAGAAAAAGATAGATTGAGAGAGTAATTCTGGATTCCAAATCAATGTTTTCATGCAATTGGTTTTGTCCTGtactgtttgttgtttgtctgtttgttttgcttttgcatATTTAAGTTGCTAGGAAACTGATTGTAAGACCACCTATATGTGTCGGTTTTAACAACTAAACTGTATGAGGTCTTATGTGTCGCTACatttttttgatactttttattCATGCATTGCAAAACGTATTTTATGTGGAAAAAGCTATGTGCATTATGCAGCATTTTGTGAATGTAAGGAtcttattgttaaaaaatactataGTTGTTTATCCTTTGAAGGTATAGGCCTATGTGAAGTTATTTTTCTActttgttgtgatgttgtttggTACTGTTTTCTTCAAAGAGAATGCACCACAAATTTTTATAAAAGCTTCTACTTCATCTGAAAcatctgtaaagtgtgtgttttttttggcagaAGTAACACATTGACACATTTGTGACACACAAAAcgtaaccctaaccctgcaAAGCAATCTCATAAAATCAGATGAACTGCCAACAATTTACAAACTGCTCTAAAAGTCTGCTCGTTTATTCAATAACGTCATTTTGCCGTGATTTAACTTTTGATAGAAAACttcttgcagttttttttaaatttcccacAGCCATTTACAATATGTGGCATTCTAAATGTACTCAGGAAACATACAGTTCACAGTTTCCCCATTCAATCACACATTTATGATTTCATTAATCAAACTACAGGACATGTAGTTCTCCCGGGGGGATGAACCACACCACAGGGAGCAATGCTACAGTGACGCAGCAGTTTATGAGTTGTAACCTGCACTGCTTTCAGCTTCAGTTCGTTCTGCCGCTCTTATGTATTGTCCGTCTGACTTCTGAGTGCACATAAAAGGCTAAGTGGCTGTGGCTGGACTAAAAAAAGTTACCTTTACTGATGGCCTGCATCTTTGGACTTGAGTAGCAGGTTTTTTTTGgctgtttctttatttcttgcTGAACCAAAATTAAAATTCTCACAAAAAGGTAAGCCTCCTCTCATTGAAACACCTATGTGtagtaattgttttgttttttttctgcatgaaGTCCCTGTTTGTATCTCCACAGATAGCACCATGCGTGTGATAAGTAGTGTCACAGCATTCCTCAGTGTGTTTGGGGCTGTCCAACTGCTCCCCCTCCCCTGGCTCTGCAGCCTGTTGGCTGGGCTGGGGCTCTGCATGGCCTGGAGTGGATCCTGGAAGTTCATACATGTAGCTCTATGCACCATCAAAAGAGACCTAAGGTAAGGagtttgtgtgaatgtgcttGTATGTGCCTTTTTCTCCCATTGTCATTTTAGACacttacagtatttattttccatGCTGCCCAATACATTCCTATTTCTATCTTtccttcctccatcctcttTTCTACTCCTCTCTATCTAAAAGGTGTTTGGCCGTTATCCTGCGTATAAAGTTTTCCATGTACCGTAATTTGCGAAATAGAAGCACCATTCCTGGCCTGTTTGGCAAGATGGTGAAACTGCACCCAGACAAACCTGCTTTGATCTATGAGGCTACAGGAGAGGTGAGGACTCAACGACGATTACAAATAAATGCAACTTCAACAGCATCAGCACATACAGTGGGATCGATATCAAACAGAATCACACACACCCAAATCAAATCAGTCATATTATTGTCAAATCTGCattttctttcagatttggAGTTTCAAGAAGTTGCAACAGAGGAGCCACGCTGTGGCTCACTGGGCACTGAGACAGGGATGGGCTGAGGGAGATGTGGTGGCCTTGTACATGGAAAGTCAGCCTTTAATGGTGGCTCTATGGTTGGGTCTGGCTATGATCGGCGTAGAGGCTGCACTCATCAACCATAACCTTCGACAGCACTCGCTGCTGCACTGTGTCAGCGTGTCTGGTGCTCGGGCAATGGTTTTCGGTACAGAGATGAGAGAAGGTAGGAAGCTGGAGATACCATGTGATAGATACTCTTCACACAGACATCAGTTTGTATTCACATTTGTAACACGTGACTTTTGATTGTCTCCAAGCGGTGTCAGAGGTGAGTGGCTCTCTGCAGCCCCACATGGTTTTGTTCAGCAGTGGTGAGCGAGACAATGAAGAGAAGCTTCGTAGCCTCCAGATTCAGAGCCTTGATGCCCTGCTGGATCGCTCGCCCAAACACCCACCACGCTACACACTCAGGAAGAACTTCAATGGTGAGGCTCCACTGAGTGCTTGTGCATGGGGGTGCGGGGTATGCCTATGTTGTCATATTATGCTACTATGTTACATATCACAAAATGATTGCAACACCTTCTTTTCCTTAGCAAGTCTTTGCCTGCCAGAGAGAACTGCTTGCTGCCAGATTTCACTCTCCTTGGTATTGGATAGAGCATCCAcataagcacaaacacacacacacacatacacacacacacacacaaacacacacaaactgtccaAAAAAACTTCAAGTCACTTCAAAGATTCTGAACCTCATACAACATTTAAGTGCATtctgaaaagcttttttgtTGCTATACTACATATACATTTCTCTCTAACCTTCACTTTTGAGTTATGAGACGgtatgtctgtgtctctcaTTGACTGCTTATCTGTATGGTTTTTACCTTAGTTGTCACATGACATTCCTAAGTCAATAGTTTTCAAGTCTTTGCTTGTTCAAAATACTGAGGATTTGGAAGGAGACTGACAGAAACATGTTAAGGAATGATGGGGGAGTCCGGGTGCATACCACACATGTGAAACTCACAACACAcaactcatttttcttttcctgtcttctgtcttctatcttctatcttctgtctctgtctctttctcctgtctcctgtcttcttttttctgtctctgtcttctctccctctctctttcttctctctctctctctctctctccgcagACAGACTTTTCTACATCTACACTTCGGGTACAACAGGAATGCCAAAGGCAGCTGTGGTGGTGCACAGTCGGTGAGTTTATCTGTGATCTCATCTGAACTGATGGTGCACTGCTGAATTtatgtaggaaaaaaaatatctattttgtCAGTGTCTATTTAGTAACTTTTACACTCTGAGGTCAGGAAATTTTAGCAACCTATGAAGGATGATTAAAAgcctttaaaatgttgacatctGATTCAACAAACTGAAGTGCTTCAATTAAAATCAGGACCATACACATTTGCTGATGATGGATGTCAATAAGTTTATTCCATCTTTCTTGTCAGGTATTATCGCATTGCTGCCTTTGGTTTCCACGCCTTTGGCTTGTGTCATGATGACATCATCTACAACTGTCTTCCCCTGTATCATTCTGCAGGTAGGCCTCACTCAATTTGCTTTCTCCCAGCCATGATCTTTTTGTTCCTGTGTTCAACAAGAAGACGTTTTGTATAATAAGTGACATATTAAGCTCACTCCCTACGTTACATCATTGTGGCTATTCAAAACCCCTGATGAAAAGTTTCCTTGTATCATCCTATGCAATATATAACACCATACCAATTTTACCATGGTGCTGCTATTATGATCATAATCATACCTAATAACTTTACAGTTAAGAAGTTGTAATGCTATTGCTGCCATCACTGAAAACATCACCACATCCATCACCCACACATTAGTATCTGTGTGCCAGGATTCTGCAATACATTCTAACTATTCCTTTCCGAATGAACCACACCAGTAGCCAGGTTTGGAAGGTAAATCAatggtatacagtatgtctggcTAGTGTACTGTTAAGCTTTAGGATAGACAAGCAGTTAACTATTGTCATTGTGtcttttcttgtgtgtgtttactctgacaatatgaatatttacagGTACCATCATGGGTGTCGGCCAGTGTCTGCTCTTTGGTTTGACTGTTGTAATCAGAAGGAAGTTCTCAGCCAGTCGCTTTTGGGGTGACTGTGTCAAACACAAGTGCACTGTGAGTGCACATTGCCACCAAATCCAGTTAACAATGAGGAGTGTTCAGCTGCAGGCCACTTGTGCTAGTGATTTTCTTGAACCAAAACTGACTgatctctctttttgtttttgtcaaggTAATTCAATACATAGGTGAGATTTGTCGTTATCTGCTGGCCCAGCCGGTTCATTCATCCGAGGCACATCACCGGGTGCGTGTTGCCATTGGTAATGGCCTCCGCTCTTCTGTGTGGAAAGACTTTGTCCAGAGATTCAGAATACGACGAGTTGGGGAATTTTACGGCGCCACAGAGTGTAACTGCAGCCTGCTGAACATAGACGGGaaggtgtgtgttgttttgaataACTTCACGGTGGGAGACAAATTTTTCAACACTGCATCGTGTGTAATGCACATGTCTCACGTGTCCAGGTGGGGGCGTGTGGCTTCAACAGTCGCATCTTGCCCAGCTTTTACCCCACCAGACTGATCAGGGTACAGGAGAACGGAGATCTATTCAGGGATTCACAGGGACTCTGTGTACCCTGCCTGCCTGGTgagagaggacacacacacacacacacacacacacacaaacacacacacacacacacacacacacacacacacacacacacacacacacacacacacacacacacacacacacacacacacacactgtctccctatctttgtggggaacAATCATTGACACAATGCATTCcatagccccttaccctaaccttaacaacacaatgaaatgcctaaccctaaccataaccttaTTCCATTACTAAAATCCTAAAACCAaatcttaaccctcaaacagccctttaaagtatACTATATTCCTGGTTTTTGGACCTCATGaatgtagttaaacaagaaaacaaagacacacacacaaatgtagatGTATCAAatgttctcttttctctccccccctgatttctctctctgtctctgcaggtgAGCCAGGTATGTTAGTGGGACGCATCAACAACACTGATCCACTTAGGAGATTTGATGGCTACGCTGATAAGgattcaaccaatcagaaaatAGCTCACAATGTCTTTAAGATAGGAGACTCGGCTTATGTCTCAGGTGTGTTTAATTGTGTCAGTATAGTGATGATTGACTGTCTGGTTTCATGCATGTTTCCTCCCACAGTCTGAAGACTAAATGTAGTACAATACAGCTGGATTGgaaattttgaattaaaatggaaatgtcagTGATTCACTGTCTGTGATGACAGCCCATTGTGCTTTTCACCTTTCCCCCAGTGCATGCTGGAATGTGATTCAGCTCCCTTTGAGCAACACCAAACAGAGAGAGGCTACACTTTATTTAACCCTTGAAATGAACTGGCTACCCCAAAAACACAGGACAGGCAATAAAAACcaacacccacagacacactgaGAGCATTACATAGCTTTGATGAACTAAAACATAATGTATCCTGTaatgtgtccacatgatacattAAGATTTACTTCAGTAAAGCAAACTACAAGAAGCTGTCATTAGAAAATGCATAGCCTACACATAATTTCTCTGTCTATAATTGCTTCGTTCACAGACAACACAATGAATCATCATAATAGTCAAAACTGTACAAGTGAGTTGTCATAATAACATAGTTTACTTTGATGTTTGCCCTTTCCTCTACGATTCCCTCCAGGGATTATGATGACGATTGTTATCAATTCTgcttctgtctgtctatgtctgaCTCTCAGGTGACATGCTGGTGATGGATGAATATGGCTACATGTATTTCAGCGACCGTTGTGGCGACACGTTTCGTTGGCGGGGGGAGAACGTTTCCACCACAGAGGTGGAGGGAGTCCTCAGCCGCCTGCTGGGACACACTGTCGTCGCCGTCTATGGAGTTTCTGTTCCAGGTATACATGAGACGAGAAAGGCAGGGTGGCCAAACAAACACTAAAGATTAAGGGTGTGACTTCTGTCTATTACCTCACCTGTCCGTCCGTGTGCAGGTGTGGAGGGGAAGGCTGGTATGGCAGCAGTAGCTCACACAGGAGGCCAGTTTGACCTTGATGCGTTCTTTATCGCTGTACAGAAAGCCCTACCTTCCTACGCACGCCCTGTCTTCCTGCGACTCATGCCATCTGTTGACACGACAGGTgagacagtgacacacacacacacacacgcacacacagtcacacgcacacgcacacacacacacacacacacacaaacccacacacgcacacacacacacacacacaaacccacacacccacacacacacacacacacattcaaaaagtcacacatgcacttttcatttttgtcctCAGGTACCTTCAAAATCCAAAAGACACGGCTGCTGAGGGAAGGATACAAGCCACAACACGCAAGtgaaaagatttattttctgGACAGTCGTGCTGGGCGTTACGAGCCTGTTACTGATGAACTATATGATGCCATTATGGAGGGGAGACACTGTCTATGAGACAGGATTAGACAGGagtgagagggaaagagagatgtATTTACAGAGACAAATACATCTCAACATCCTAGTGTGGAAATATGATTGTGATGGTGTTACTTTGCAATGaactaaaattatttttatttaacaaattgaaTTCATCTTTTTCTTGCATTGAATTTGAACAAAATAGAATATGAAGAGTTTTACATTCAACatctaaagaaaagaaacaaaacagaagaaaaggagCTAAAACTCAGCTCTCAATTTCAAGTAAAACTCACGTTACTAGCCTTTGTTGTTGGGGTATAATACAATTCCAGAGGATTTAAATACTGATAAGCACACAACAAATATCACACTCCTTTAAACAAAATCCAATTCTCATCAATTATTAGTATTAGAACAAGACTCTAGAGTCTAGCGGCTATAGGCTACTTGGGCACAGCGGTTGTTTTCAGTGCTTTAAGCCAAACGTCACCATGTTCCCCATCTTAGTTCAGTGTGGTAGTATGCTAAGTATTTGCTCATAGGACTAAACACAACATTATGATTTGTTTGTCATGTTTA
The sequence above is drawn from the Etheostoma cragini isolate CJK2018 chromosome 2, CSU_Ecrag_1.0, whole genome shotgun sequence genome and encodes:
- the LOC117958138 gene encoding long-chain fatty acid transport protein 1-like isoform X1, with the translated sequence MRVISSVTAFLSVFGAVQLLPLPWLCSLLAGLGLCMAWSGSWKFIHVALCTIKRDLRCLAVILRIKFSMYRNLRNRSTIPGLFGKMVKLHPDKPALIYEATGEIWSFKKLQQRSHAVAHWALRQGWAEGDVVALYMESQPLMVALWLGLAMIGVEAALINHNLRQHSLLHCVSVSGARAMVFGTEMREAVSEVSGSLQPHMVLFSSGERDNEEKLRSLQIQSLDALLDRSPKHPPRYTLRKNFNDRLFYIYTSGTTGMPKAAVVVHSRYYRIAAFGFHAFGLCHDDIIYNCLPLYHSAGTIMGVGQCLLFGLTVVIRRKFSASRFWGDCVKHKCTVIQYIGEICRYLLAQPVHSSEAHHRVRVAIGNGLRSSVWKDFVQRFRIRRVGEFYGATECNCSLLNIDGKVGACGFNSRILPSFYPTRLIRVQENGDLFRDSQGLCVPCLPGEPGMLVGRINNTDPLRRFDGYADKDSTNQKIAHNVFKIGDSAYVSGDMLVMDEYGYMYFSDRCGDTFRWRGENVSTTEVEGVLSRLLGHTVVAVYGVSVPGVEGKAGMAAVAHTGGQFDLDAFFIAVQKALPSYARPVFLRLMPSVDTTGTFKIQKTRLLREGYKPQHASEKIYFLDSRAGRYEPVTDELYDAIMEGRHCL
- the LOC117958138 gene encoding long-chain fatty acid transport protein 1-like isoform X2; this translates as MYRNLRNRSTIPGLFGKMVKLHPDKPALIYEATGEIWSFKKLQQRSHAVAHWALRQGWAEGDVVALYMESQPLMVALWLGLAMIGVEAALINHNLRQHSLLHCVSVSGARAMVFGTEMREAVSEVSGSLQPHMVLFSSGERDNEEKLRSLQIQSLDALLDRSPKHPPRYTLRKNFNDRLFYIYTSGTTGMPKAAVVVHSRYYRIAAFGFHAFGLCHDDIIYNCLPLYHSAGTIMGVGQCLLFGLTVVIRRKFSASRFWGDCVKHKCTVIQYIGEICRYLLAQPVHSSEAHHRVRVAIGNGLRSSVWKDFVQRFRIRRVGEFYGATECNCSLLNIDGKVGACGFNSRILPSFYPTRLIRVQENGDLFRDSQGLCVPCLPGEPGMLVGRINNTDPLRRFDGYADKDSTNQKIAHNVFKIGDSAYVSGDMLVMDEYGYMYFSDRCGDTFRWRGENVSTTEVEGVLSRLLGHTVVAVYGVSVPGVEGKAGMAAVAHTGGQFDLDAFFIAVQKALPSYARPVFLRLMPSVDTTGTFKIQKTRLLREGYKPQHASEKIYFLDSRAGRYEPVTDELYDAIMEGRHCL